CGAAGGCGCCAAAGGGTTCTATGCGAGAATTATATGTTCTTGCGGACCGGGCCCGCTCACGCGATGCCGGCCGCCCGGGCGGCGCCACGCGCCGTCCGCCATTTTCCAGGATGACTCATGACCGATACCGCCGCTTCCGCCAGCCAGCCCGCGCTCGTGCGCAACGAGTTGAACCTCGTCTGGCTCGACATGGAGATGACGGGCCTCGACCCGGATAACGACCGCATCATCGAAATCGCGGTCGTCGTGACCAATTCAACGCTCGACATCGCCGTGGAGGGCCCCGTGTTCGCGATCCACCAGAGTGACGAAACGCTCGCGAAGATGGACGACTGGAACAAGTCGACGCACGGCCGCTCGGGCCTGATCGAACGCGTGCGCGCGTCGACCGTGACCGAGGCGGACGCCGCCGCGCAACTGCAGGCGTTCCTCGCGCAGTACGTATCGCCCGGCAAGTCACCGATGTGCGGCAATTCGATCTGCCAGGATCGCCGCTTCATGGCGCGCTGGATGCCGGAATTCGAGCGGTTCTTCCACTACCGCAACCTGGACGTCAGCACGCTCAAGGAGCTGTGCCGCCGCTGGCAGCCCGCGATCTACAAGGGCTTCCAGAAGCGCGCGATGCACACGGCGCTCGCGGACATCCACGAGTCGATCGACGAACTGAAGTACTACCGCGAGCATTTCCTGATTCCGGCGGCATCGGCGCCGGCAGGCGAGTCCGCGCCGGCCGCCTGAGCGGGCCGGCACGCGCTCAGCGCGGCGTGCGTTGTGCGCTCTTCGGCCGGAACGCCGCGACCACCGCGGCGTCGGTCTCGATGTACGGGCCGCCGATCAGGTCGATGCAGTAGGGTACCGCTGCGAAGATGCCCGGCACGGTCGACTTGCCGTCGGCGTCGCGCAGCCCTTCGAGCGTTTCCCGGATCGACTTCGGCTGGCCGGGCAGGTTGATGATCAGCGCCGCATGATCGACCGTCTCGCGGATCACCGCGACCTGCCGCGACAGGATCGCGGTCGGCACGAAATTCAGGCTGATCTGCCGCATCTGTTCGCCGAATCCCGGCATTTCCTTCGTCGCAACGGCCAGCGTGGCTTCCGGCGTCACGTCGCGTCGTGCGGGGCCGGTGCCGCCGGTTGTCAGCACCAGATCGCAGCCCGCGACGTCGACGAGTTCTGCCAGCGTGGCGGAGATCGTCGGCGCGTCGTCCTGGATCAGCCGGGTTTCGGCGCGCCACGGCGAGCGCAATGCGCCGGCGAGCCATTCCTGCAGCGCCGGGATGCCCTTGTCCTCGTAGACGCCCGTGCTGGCGCGGTCGCTGATCGACACGAGGCCGACCACGAGTTCGTCCGGGTGGTTACGCTTCGTCGTCATGGTCGTCTCCGGCTTCGTCCGGCGCTTCGTCTGCGTCGTTCTCGTCCGTGCCGCTCGCGGTCTTGATCCACTGGAACAGCTCGCGGAAATAGCGCGGCGGCTTGCCTTGCTGCGCTTCCTTGCGCGCGTTGCGGATCAGCGTGCGGCCTTCCTGGATATCGGCTTCGGGATGCTGGCGGAGGAATTCGGTCAGTGCGTCGTCGCTGGCGAGCAACTGTTCGCGCGTGCGTTCGATCCAGTGCAGGCGGGCGGTCGCGGCCTTGTTCACGCCTCGCTGGGCGTCCAGCGCGGTGCGCAACGCCGCCGTTTCCTCGTCGGTCAGCGAGCGCATCACGCGGCCGACGTACTGGAGCTGGCGGCGCTTGCCCTCGTGATCGGTGATCCGGCGCGCCTCGCGCACGGCATCCGCCAGGTCCTCGGGCATCGGCATGCGCTTGAGCGCGTCCTTCGGCAGGTCGACCAGAGCCTGGCCGAGCTCCTGCAGCGCGTGCATCTCGCGTTTCAACTGGGATTTGCTGGGGCGATCGTAGCCATTGCCGGTGTCGTCGTCGGCATGCTCGATCGGCTGGATTCGGGTTTTGCGTGTCATGGGCGGCATTGTATCGCGGCGCGGACACCCCAAGCTTGTCGGTATGTGGCCCCGGACCTTGCTATGATCGCGGGATACGCAACATTTTGAACATGCGGGCGGCTCGCCCGCCACCGGATATCACGACGATGGCAGCCAATCTCGACGTACAAGCGCGCTATTTCCCGCACACGCAGGACCAGCTCAAAGAAATTGCCTCGGACATCCTTCGTCATGCGAAGGCCCTCGGCGCGACGGACGCCGCGACCGAAATCTCCGAAGGCGACGGCCTGTCGGTGTCGGTGCGCCGCGGCGAGGTCGAGACGATCGAACACAACCGCGACAAGATGGTCGGCGTGACGGTGTTCATCGGCAAGAAGCGCGGCAACGCGAGCACGTCGGACTTCTCGCCGGCCGCGATCAAGGATACCGTCGCCGCCGCGTACAACATCGCGCGGTTCACGGCCGAGGACGACGCGGCCGGCCTTGCCGAGGCCGAGCTGCTCGAAACCGACCCGCGCGACCTCGATCTCTACCACCCGTGGGCGCTGACGGCCGACGACGCCGTCGAGCTCGCCCGCCGCGCGGAAGACGCCGCGTTCGCGGTCAGCCCGCAGATCCGCAACTCGGAAGGCGCGAGCGTGTCGGCGCAGCATTCGCAGTTCGTGCTCGCGACGTCGCGCGGATTCCTCGCCGGCTACCCGTACTCGCGCCACTACATCGCGTGCGCGCCGATCGCGGGAACCGGCCGCCACATGCAGCGCGACGACTGGTATTCGTCGAAGCGCAGCGCGGTCGATCTCGCGGCGCCGGAAGCCGTCGGGCGCTATGCGGCCGAGCGTGCGCTGGCGCGGATGGGCGCGCGTCGTCTCGATACCCGCAAGGTGCCCGTGCTGTTCGAGGCGCCGCTCGCGGCCGGCCTGCTCGGCGCATTCGTGCAGGCGGTCAGCGGCGGCGCGCTGTACCGCAAGACGTCGTTTCTCGTCGACAGCCTTGGCAAACCGGTGTTCGCACCGCACGTGCAGGTCGTCGAGGATCCGCACGTGCCGCGCGCGATGGGCAGCGCGCCGTTCGACGAGGAAGGCGTGCGCACGCGTGCGCGCAGCGTCGTCAACGACGGTGTCGTCGAAGGCTACTTCCTGTCGACCTATTCTGCGCGCAAGCTCGGTACGCAGACGACCGGCAATGCGGGCGGCTCGCACAACCTCGCGCTGCGCAGTTCGAAAACGCAGCCGGGCGACGATTTCGATGCGATGCTGAAGAAGCTCGGCACGGGCCTGCTGTTGACCGAGCTGATGGGGCAGGGCGTGAACTACGTGACCGGCGACTATTCGCGCGGCGCGGCCGGCTTCTGGGTCGAGAACGGCGTGATCCAGTATCCGGTCGAGGAAATCACGGTCGCGAGCACGTTGCAGGAGATGTTCCGGCATATCGTTGCGATCGGCGCGGATTCGATCGTGCGCGGTACGAAGGAAACGGGCTCGGTGCTGATCGAGCAGATGACGATCGCCGGGCAGTAAGCGGCGCGGCATTGGCCGCCAGGAAACGTAAAAGCCCGACCGGCGCGCTTACGCCGGTCGGGCTTTTTGTCGTGTGCCGGGTGTCAGCGGCGTTTGCGCGCGTAGACGACGAACGCATAGCCGAATGTGTTCGGCGCGGCGGCCTGGTGCGGCTCGCGCGACACTTCTTGCCAGTGCGCGGGATCGGGCGCAGGGAACGACGCATCGCCGTCGAAGTCCGCATCGATTTCGGTGACGACCAGCTTGTCGGCGAGTTCCAGGCCTTCCGCATAGAGCTGTGCACCGCCGATCAGGAATGCTTCGGGCACGCCATCGCGCGCGGCGAGCGCGAGCGCATCGGCGAGCGACGTGACAGTGTCGCAGCCGTCGAAGCGGCGCGCTGCGTCGCGCGTGACGACGATATTGCGGCGGCCCGGCAGCGGCCGGCCGATCGACTCGTGGGTCTTGCGGCCCATCACGATCGGCGCGCCCATCGTCGTGCGTTTGAAGAACGCGAGGTCCTCGGGGAGTTTCCAGGGCAACTGGTTGTCGCGGCCGATGATGCCGTTGCGGGCGCGCGCGACGATCAGGGTCAATGTCGTCATGAAGGTCGGGAAAGAGGGGAACCGGAATGGCGCCGATTCTACCGGAATGGCGGCGCGCGCCCGCATCGATGCGGGCGCACTGGTGGTTTCCGGTCGGCCGCACCGCGTCGGCGATGACGACGAGATGCGGCCTTGCGCCGCGATGTCCTGAATAAAAAGAGTGCCCGCCGGGGGACGGACACAAAAACGGTTCGCGTCGCGATATCGACGCTGCATGAAACGGCCTCACTCATCCCGCTCAGTTGGTATTCCTCAACGATTGAGCGGCATGTGGGTCGTGTGCGGATTATTGATGGATGCGGTTTCCGGCGTTTCCCTCCATCGCATGCTGCGCGCTGCCGGGAAGCGGAACAGGATTCGGTATCGGCACCGGAGCAGGCGGGGCGAGCTCGTCCCACAGCGTCACCCGTGTCTGGCCTGAAGAACTCGGTTGCGGGGCGGCGACCGGCACGATACCGATGCGGTTGTCCAGTTGCATGCGCGGTGCATTATCGGCAAGCAGTATCGCGCGTCCGGGCCGCGCGCCTTCTTCCGAGCGTGCCGGCATGAACGGGCACGCGAGCGCAAATGCAATCGTCAGTTGCACGCAAGACCGTGAAAAAAGTGTTCGCATGGCTGCCTTCTCCGATCTACTGCACATTCAGCGAAATGCATGCCATCGGGCGAAGAGCGTTGTCGCGTCTGCAATCGGTGAGGGCGCATTGTGAATCGCAATCGAAAACGCCGGGAAATGTTTCAGGCGTGAAACGACGGGGCTCGGGAATACTGCGGATTCAATCGATTCGCTTCAAGGATGAAAATCTGCGCGTGTGTCGATGCAGGCACGCGTCGCTGCGCATTTGATATGTGCAGATGATTGATAAACGTCGACCATTGAGCGATTCGGCCGCTCGCCCGTTTGCGCTGCAACTGGTTTGTCGTATTCAGCGCCTATAACTAAGCCGTCGTGGCCAAAAAAATAACTGGACGCGAGATAAGCGCCATCATGCGAGGCCAGTCATTGCCGCGCATCGGCATGGCGAATCGAGCCGCTTCGGCTGACCCGGTTCGATCCTTTTGCACGCGACTTGGCGTGTGCGGCAATCGTTAGACGGTTGATGAACGGGGTGGGCATATGGAAGCCGAGCAGCGGCATGTGATCTATTTCTCGCGCGAGCCGAACGATGCATTGCGCGGGCATTTCGACGAATGCGGGTGGCGCGTCGATCTTGCGGAAAGCGCACGCGACGTGCGGCGGGTCGTGCAGCACGGCGTGGCAACCGCGGGCCTGCTCGATTTCTCGCCGGGTTTTCGGCCCGCGGACTTGCGCGAACTCGAAACGTGTCTGAGCATCCAGCACATCGGCTGGATCGCGGCAACCCGGCGTGGGCAGTTGCAGGACGCCACGCTGCGGCATCTCATTCGCGACTACTGCTTCGACTACGTGACGATGCCGTATGAGGCGTCGCGCATCGTCGAGACCGTTGGCCATGCGCACGGCATGGTCGCGCTGACCGACCCGGTGGCGTCGCCCGTCGGCGCCGGGCGCGCCGAAGGCGAGATGGTCGGCACCTGCGACGCGATGCTCGGGCTCTTCAGGACGATCCGGCGCGTCGCCACAACCGATGCACCGGTGTTCATCTCCGGCGAATCGGGTACCGGCAAGGAGCTGACGGCCGTTGCGATCCACGAGCGCTCGGCGCGCGCGCAGGCGCCGTTCGTCGCGATCAATTGCGGTGCGATTCCGTCGACGCTGCTGCAAGCCGAACTGTTCGGCTATGAGCGCGGTGCCTTTACTGGTGCGAACCAGCGCAAGATCGGCCGTGTCGAGGCCGCGAACGGCGGCACGCTGTTTCTCGACGAGATCGGCGACCTGCCGCTCGAGAGCCAGGCGAGCCTGCTGCGATTCCTGCAGGAAGGCAAGATCGAGCGGCTCGGCGCGCATGTATCGGTGCCGGTCGACGTGCGCGTGATCTGCGCGACGCATGTGGACATGGAAGCGGCGCTGCGCGACGGGCGGTTTCGCGAGGACCTGTTCCATCGGCTGTGCGTGCTGAAGATCGAGGAGCCGCCGCTGCGCGCGCGCGGCAAGGATATCGAACTGCTGGCGCGTCACATGCTCGAGCGTTTCAAGGGCGATGCGCATCGCCGCCTGCGCGGCTTTTCCCCGGATGCGATCGCCGCGCTGTACGGCTATCCGTGGCCGGGCAACGTGCGCGAACTGATCAATCGCGTGCGCCGGGCGATCGTGATGTCGGAGGGCCGGATGATTACCGCGGCCGATCTCGAACTCAACGAATTCGCGATCCTGGCGCCCGTCTCGCTCACCGAGGCGCGGGAAGCGGCCGAACGGCAGGCGATCGAGCAGGCGCTGCTGCGCCACCGTGGCCGTTTTGCCGATGCGGCGCGCGAACTCGGCGTGTCGCGCGTCACGCTGTACAGGCTGATGTGCGCGCATGGGATGCGCGATCGCAGCGAGCCGCTCGGAGGGTTTTCGGCGCCGTTACCGGAGGTTCCGCATCACGCTTGCTAAAATTGGCGGGTGACGGCCGCCCTCGCGGCCGAAGGAACCCGCATGAAACAGTACCTCGACCTCGTTCGCACCATCCTCGACACCGGCACCTGGCAGGAGAACCGCACGGGCATCCGCACCATCAGCATGCCCGGTGCGATGCTGCGGTTCGACCTGCAGCAAGGTTTCCCGGCCGTGACGACCAAGAAGCTCGCGTTCAAGTCCGCGATTGGCGAACTGGTCGGCTTCCTGCGGGCATCGCGCAGCGCGGCTGATTTCCGCGCGCTTGGCTGCAAGGTGTGGGACGCGAACGCGAACGACAATGCGCAGTGGCTCGCGAACCCGTACCGCCAAGGCGCCGACGACCTGGGCGACGTGTACGGCGTGCAATGGCGCCAGTGGCCCGGCTACAAGGTGCTCGACGCGGGCGCCGACGCGCAGATCGCCGATGCGACGCGCCGCGGGTTCCGAATCGTCACCCGCTTCGACGAGGACGGTGCGCCGAAGGTGCTGCTGTACAAGGCGAT
The sequence above is a segment of the Burkholderia diffusa genome. Coding sequences within it:
- a CDS encoding dihydrofolate reductase, giving the protein MTTLTLIVARARNGIIGRDNQLPWKLPEDLAFFKRTTMGAPIVMGRKTHESIGRPLPGRRNIVVTRDAARRFDGCDTVTSLADALALAARDGVPEAFLIGGAQLYAEGLELADKLVVTEIDADFDGDASFPAPDPAHWQEVSREPHQAAAPNTFGYAFVVYARKRR
- a CDS encoding sigma-54 dependent transcriptional regulator, encoding MEAEQRHVIYFSREPNDALRGHFDECGWRVDLAESARDVRRVVQHGVATAGLLDFSPGFRPADLRELETCLSIQHIGWIAATRRGQLQDATLRHLIRDYCFDYVTMPYEASRIVETVGHAHGMVALTDPVASPVGAGRAEGEMVGTCDAMLGLFRTIRRVATTDAPVFISGESGTGKELTAVAIHERSARAQAPFVAINCGAIPSTLLQAELFGYERGAFTGANQRKIGRVEAANGGTLFLDEIGDLPLESQASLLRFLQEGKIERLGAHVSVPVDVRVICATHVDMEAALRDGRFREDLFHRLCVLKIEEPPLRARGKDIELLARHMLERFKGDAHRRLRGFSPDAIAALYGYPWPGNVRELINRVRRAIVMSEGRMITAADLELNEFAILAPVSLTEAREAAERQAIEQALLRHRGRFADAARELGVSRVTLYRLMCAHGMRDRSEPLGGFSAPLPEVPHHAC
- the yjgA gene encoding ribosome biogenesis factor YjgA, translated to MTRKTRIQPIEHADDDTGNGYDRPSKSQLKREMHALQELGQALVDLPKDALKRMPMPEDLADAVREARRITDHEGKRRQLQYVGRVMRSLTDEETAALRTALDAQRGVNKAATARLHWIERTREQLLASDDALTEFLRQHPEADIQEGRTLIRNARKEAQQGKPPRYFRELFQWIKTASGTDENDADEAPDEAGDDHDDEA
- the mog gene encoding molybdopterin adenylyltransferase; protein product: MTTKRNHPDELVVGLVSISDRASTGVYEDKGIPALQEWLAGALRSPWRAETRLIQDDAPTISATLAELVDVAGCDLVLTTGGTGPARRDVTPEATLAVATKEMPGFGEQMRQISLNFVPTAILSRQVAVIRETVDHAALIINLPGQPKSIRETLEGLRDADGKSTVPGIFAAVPYCIDLIGGPYIETDAAVVAAFRPKSAQRTPR
- the pmbA gene encoding metalloprotease PmbA — translated: MAANLDVQARYFPHTQDQLKEIASDILRHAKALGATDAATEISEGDGLSVSVRRGEVETIEHNRDKMVGVTVFIGKKRGNASTSDFSPAAIKDTVAAAYNIARFTAEDDAAGLAEAELLETDPRDLDLYHPWALTADDAVELARRAEDAAFAVSPQIRNSEGASVSAQHSQFVLATSRGFLAGYPYSRHYIACAPIAGTGRHMQRDDWYSSKRSAVDLAAPEAVGRYAAERALARMGARRLDTRKVPVLFEAPLAAGLLGAFVQAVSGGALYRKTSFLVDSLGKPVFAPHVQVVEDPHVPRAMGSAPFDEEGVRTRARSVVNDGVVEGYFLSTYSARKLGTQTTGNAGGSHNLALRSSKTQPGDDFDAMLKKLGTGLLLTELMGQGVNYVTGDYSRGAAGFWVENGVIQYPVEEITVASTLQEMFRHIVAIGADSIVRGTKETGSVLIEQMTIAGQ
- the orn gene encoding oligoribonuclease, translated to MTDTAASASQPALVRNELNLVWLDMEMTGLDPDNDRIIEIAVVVTNSTLDIAVEGPVFAIHQSDETLAKMDDWNKSTHGRSGLIERVRASTVTEADAAAQLQAFLAQYVSPGKSPMCGNSICQDRRFMARWMPEFERFFHYRNLDVSTLKELCRRWQPAIYKGFQKRAMHTALADIHESIDELKYYREHFLIPAASAPAGESAPAA